CGTCGCGCCTGGAAATCGGCGACGAATGCCGCATCCGCGAATTCGCCAGCATCCACCGCGGCACCGAAGGCGGCGGGATGCTAACCAAGCTGGGCAATCGCGTGCTGGTGATGAACTACGTGCACGTCGCGCACAATTGCCGGATCGGCGACGATGTTATCTTGACCAACGGCGCCCAGCTCGGTGGTCATTGCGTGGTCGAGGAGTGCGCTAACCTTAGTGCGATGGCCGCGGTTCACCAGTTCTCGAGGGTCGGGGCTCATGCCTTCCTCGCGGCCGGAGCGCTGGCCGCCCAGGATGTACCGCCTTATGTGATGGTGGCAGGCGCAGAACGGGCTCGGCTGGTGGGAATCAACGAGATCGGGCTTCAGCGGCGCGGCTTTGCGCCCGAGACGATAAAAGCGCTGAAGTCCGCGACCCGTACAATTTTTTACTCGAGGCTTGCGCGCGAGGATGCGCTCAAGAAAGTCCTCGACGAGCTGGGCGGCTTTGCCGAAGTCCGTCGCCTCGTTGACTTCGTCGCGAGTTCGGAACGCGGAG
The Candidatus Binataceae bacterium DNA segment above includes these coding regions:
- the lpxA gene encoding acyl-ACP--UDP-N-acetylglucosamine O-acyltransferase translates to MEDVGGGAGRWRACRRSGVVRDGSRGERPIAGSIHPAATIDKSAELDSSVQVGAGAVIGPRVKIGRDSWIGPCAVVARNTTIGVRTRVFQFASVGEDSQDLKYKGEPSRLEIGDECRIREFASIHRGTEGGGMLTKLGNRVLVMNYVHVAHNCRIGDDVILTNGAQLGGHCVVEECANLSAMAAVHQFSRVGAHAFLAAGALAAQDVPPYVMVAGAERARLVGINEIGLQRRGFAPETIKALKSATRTIFYSRLAREDALKKVLDELGGFAEVRRLVDFVASSERGVVGRERE